TAAGTGGTCTTCTTCATAAAAGAGCCAAGGATACCAGCAGTTAGGCAAAAATTTGAAAGTAAAGCCGAAGCAAGCATAGTATGAGGCTAATGCGATCACAGAATAAGTAGAACAATACATTGGAAAGTATGGTCTGCGGGTGAGTAATGAAACCAGTCTTACGGGATTTCAAGGGCGTAATAAACTAAGAAAAGAGGAAATACAAAGGTGAATTTTATGGGAAGGAACGTCCGGAAAGGATATTTCGGTTCGGTTCTGCATTTAAACACACCCCGGCAATGAAGCCCGCAAGTAAGAAAACTGGCTCCTGAAAGAGAGCGCTTGCTTGAGTGATGTTCATCGCAGCAAGAGCGTCCTGTTGtaggcgaagcacgtctgctgaTAACATCGGAGAGAAGATAAAGGCTGACCGCGAACCACTGTGTTCAAGGGTGCCGTCAAGTTGCGTGACTGCTTAAGTAGGACAAATAATTGAAGGTGACATTTAAATGTAGGCCACCTCCGTTCAGACGGTGTAGGGATGACGCGCAATACCTTTAAGCACAGCTGGTTTAAGTAACGATTTCGTTGTTGCTATGACAAGTGGTGAACAAAGCCGTTATAAATGATCCAGTCGTCCATCATTCGCTTTATTTCCACATGATTACGAAACACTACCAAGTACGCGCGCTCCATGCCGATTTACCCAAGGACATGCCTAACTCCCACAAGTAAATAATGATAGTCGTgggagcacacacacacacacacacacacatatatatatacatatatatatatatgtatgtatatatatatatatatgtatatatatatatatatatatatatatatatatatatatatatatatatatatatatgggtgtgcGTGTGCGGGCGTATTTACAGTCATGCCGAATATGATTTACTGTAATGGTCATACTACAAGTAGCCCATCAGCTACTCGGCTCCAACATATCACTAAATTTTGAAATGTGAACACTTTCTATTGTATCATTTATAAATTAACATTTGCCGAAGTGTGGCCCCTTCAACTATGGACATAATGCTGCAAGTTCTGTTAAGCATCACTCTACGGCAGTTTGTTACGGACTTGAATACTGATGTTCCGTGCAAATCAGAAGACGTCATAAGATGGAGATTAGTGCGCCGTTACGCTTTCGTAATCGCTGGGAATTCTGCAAAATAAGAAAGGCATATAACGAAGGTAGCGGGGACTCACCACGATTCTTATGAATTGAAGGCACGTTTCTGGAAACGCAGCAGGAGATAAACATAACTGCAGGCCAAGCTGGAATCCTGTCTCTTAAGGTGCTCTTGCCAAAATACGTATAGAGGGGAAACTATTTTACGTGTAGAATAGCCTACGTTTTTTTTCTACATTTGAACGAGTTGTTCCATAGCCGGACTCAGGCTCCCGTCATCACTCTCTTTTTCTGTTCGGTTTTTTATAGGCGTTACTTCTAGCTGGAGGAGGAGTATAAAAAGGCTTCCCATCGGCGTACACTTCAGCAGTTCAATTTCACCTCCACAGTTGTGGAACTTGCAGCAACCATGGTCGTCGTAAGTACACATGTTCATTTACTTATTACGTTTAACTGACCAAAGTTCCTGGAAGAAAAACTGGATGAACTACTTCCCCCACAACATCAATAGTGGACTTAAACAACAGCTTCAGAAACAGCCGAGTCGCGTAGAACCTAGTACAGGGTAAAATAGCGTGAGCACTTCATGAGAAATGTGACTCCAGCATAATATTGCGTCATTATTTTACGAGATTGTGGGGGATTACATGCATGAATTAGGATGCTTTCGCTATTGAGTTGGTGGATCTACTGAAATAAAATGCAGTGTTAAGGCTGTAAATGCCCCGTCTGAGTAATTTCAGGTATATTGTGGTTTTCTGCACCAAAACCATGGTATGCTTTCTGGCCACGCTATAGTCACACGTTGTGCACCATATGTCGTTCAACTATGGTATGCTTCTAAATATTCGAACGAGTACCTTGTTACATTATTCCATAAACGAAACAGTACGCCTCCACTAAGAAGCAGTTCGCTAATTTTTCCAGAGGCGAAAACGTGGCAGCAGTTGAGCTAACATGGTGACCTATTTTATTCAATCTATAGATATTGGCATCTTAAAAGGAAATTGTCATTTGTTACTACTTCATAAATATTTTCGTCCAGGAAGACTGGATAATTGCTGTACCTTTTAGGACATGCTGGCATTCTGTTTTTTTAAATTGCTACACAAAGTGTACATACACGAAATTGCATTTTCATGCCTTCCTTCAGTTCCGTGCCAGCCTTATCCTGGCTCTGTTTGCCAGCGCCCTCAGCCACCCTGAGGTCACGACTGGGGCTGGCCTGAGCCAGGGCACTGCTGTGGGAGCTTCCTACGTTGCTGCTGCCCCAGCTGTCACCCGTGTCGACACCTACCACTCTGCTCCAGCAGTCGCCACCGTCCAGGCCGCTGCCCCAGCTGTCACCCGTGTCGACACCTACCACGCTGCCCCAGCAGTCGCCACCGTCCAGGCTGCTGCCCCAGCTGTCACCCGTGTCGACACCTACCATGCTGCCCCAGCCGTCGCCACCGTTCAGGCTGCTGCCCCGGTCGTTGCTGCTGCTCCAGCTGCCACCGTCACTAAGGTGGACACTTACCATGCTGCCCCAGCTGTTGCTACTGTCCAGGCTGCCCCAGCAGTCGCCACTGTCCAGGCGGCCCCGGCCGTCGCAACTGTTCATGCTGCCCCAGCTGTGGCTACCTACGCTGCTGCTCCAGCTATCACCACCTACGCTGCTGCCCCAGCTGTCACCAAGTTTGCCACTATCCAGGCTGCCGCCCCAGTCGTTGCCGCCGCTCCAGCTGTGACCCGCGTTGACACTTACCACGCCGCCCCAGCCGTCACCAAGTTCGCCACTATCCAAGCTGCCACCCCAGTCGTTGCCGCCGCTCCAGCTGTGACCCGCGTTGACACTTACCACGCCGCCCCAGCCGTCACCAAGTTCGCCACCATCCAGGCTCCCGCCCCAGTTG
The sequence above is drawn from the Rhipicephalus microplus isolate Deutch F79 chromosome 3, USDA_Rmic, whole genome shotgun sequence genome and encodes:
- the LOC119186046 gene encoding uncharacterized protein LOC119186046; this encodes MVVFRASLILALFASALSHPEVTTGAGLSQGTAVGASYVAAAPAVTRVDTYHSAPAVATVQAAAPAVTRVDTYHAAPAVATVQAAAPAVTRVDTYHAAPAVATVQAAAPVVAAAPAATVTKVDTYHAAPAVATVQAAPAVATVQAAPAVATVHAAPAVATYAAAPAITTYAAAPAVTKFATIQAAAPVVAAAPAVTRVDTYHAAPAVTKFATIQAATPVVAAAPAVTRVDTYHAAPAVTKFATIQAPAPVVAAAPAVTRVDTYHAAPAVTKFATIQAPAPVVATAPAVTRVDTYHTAPAVATVAHATPVVAAAPAVTRVDTYHTAPAVATVAQAAPVVAATPAVATVAHAAPVVAAAPAVTRVDTYHTAPAVATVAHAAPVVAAAPAVATVSHAVHAVPAVATVQAAPLVAATPVYSYGVGSLNYGVGNFGYGHGLGAYGLNYAYGLGTPIDYSNLLLRKKK